A genomic region of Serratia fonticola contains the following coding sequences:
- the clcA gene encoding H(+)/Cl(-) exchange transporter ClcA translates to MTELQQQTPVASGLRLKRSDKVRQFIRQDKTPVAILIMAAVVGTLAGLLGVAFEKAVDWVQQQRLSGLAYVANSWILVWPLAFVFSGALAIVGYYLVRRFAPEAGGSGIPEIEGALEELRPVRWWRVIPVKFIGGMGTLGAGMVLGREGPTVQMGANVGRMVLDIFRLRSAEARHSMLATGAAAGLSAAFNAPLAGILFIIEEMRPQFRYNLISIKAVFIGVIMSSIVFRIFNGEHSVIEVGKLASAPLNTLWLYLVLGVVFGAVGVMFNTLVFRTQDMFARIHGGNLRKILLIGGLLGGVCGVLGLIQPEAAGGGFALIPIAAVGNYTVGMLLFIFIARVVTTLLCFGSGAPGGIFAPMLALGTLLGTAFGLAGAYLFPQYGIEAGTFAIAGMGALFAATVRAPLTGIVLVLEMTDNYQLILPMIITCLGATLVAQFLGGKPLYSSLLARTLQKQQQEQAEKTGKENTTNAVNT, encoded by the coding sequence ATGACTGAATTACAGCAGCAGACTCCTGTGGCTTCAGGCCTGCGCCTGAAGCGTAGCGACAAGGTTCGTCAGTTTATTCGCCAGGATAAAACGCCAGTCGCCATTCTTATCATGGCAGCGGTGGTGGGAACGTTGGCGGGATTATTAGGCGTAGCTTTTGAGAAAGCGGTGGATTGGGTTCAGCAGCAGCGGCTGTCCGGTTTGGCCTATGTGGCAAATTCCTGGATCCTGGTGTGGCCGCTGGCGTTTGTTTTTTCAGGCGCTCTGGCGATTGTCGGTTACTACCTGGTCAGGCGTTTTGCGCCAGAGGCAGGGGGCTCGGGGATCCCGGAGATTGAAGGGGCTCTGGAAGAATTACGACCGGTACGCTGGTGGCGAGTGATCCCGGTGAAATTTATTGGCGGCATGGGCACATTAGGCGCCGGTATGGTGCTGGGGCGCGAGGGGCCAACGGTGCAGATGGGGGCTAACGTGGGGCGCATGGTGTTGGATATTTTCCGCCTGCGCAGCGCCGAAGCGCGCCATTCCATGTTGGCTACCGGTGCTGCTGCGGGGCTTTCTGCCGCGTTTAACGCACCGCTGGCCGGGATCTTGTTTATCATTGAAGAGATGCGCCCGCAGTTTCGTTATAACCTGATCTCCATTAAGGCCGTGTTTATCGGCGTGATCATGTCGAGCATTGTTTTTCGCATCTTCAATGGTGAACATTCGGTCATTGAAGTGGGCAAGCTGGCTTCGGCACCGCTGAATACGCTGTGGCTTTATCTGGTGCTGGGGGTGGTATTTGGAGCCGTGGGTGTGATGTTTAATACCCTGGTGTTCCGCACACAGGATATGTTTGCCCGTATTCACGGCGGCAATCTGCGTAAGATCCTGCTGATTGGTGGCCTGCTAGGCGGCGTATGTGGGGTTCTGGGGTTGATTCAACCCGAAGCGGCGGGGGGCGGATTTGCCTTGATCCCAATAGCTGCCGTGGGCAATTACACCGTGGGGATGTTGTTATTCATCTTCATTGCGCGAGTGGTAACGACGCTATTGTGTTTTGGCTCGGGCGCGCCAGGGGGAATTTTTGCCCCCATGCTGGCGCTGGGGACGCTACTCGGTACCGCCTTTGGCCTGGCGGGGGCTTATTTGTTCCCGCAGTACGGCATTGAGGCCGGGACCTTTGCCATTGCTGGCATGGGGGCGCTGTTTGCCGCTACCGTGCGTGCGCCATTAACCGGGATCGTGTTGGTGTTGGAAATGACCGACAACTACCAGTTGATTTTGCCAATGATTATCACTTGCCTGGGCGCAACCTTGGTCGCGCAGTTCCTGGGGGGTAAGCCATTGTATTCTTCCCTGTTAGCTCGCACATTACAAAAGCAGCAGCAAGAACAGGCTGAGAAAACAGGTAAAGAAAATACAACAAATGCGGTGAATACTTGA
- a CDS encoding helix-turn-helix domain-containing protein, whose product MTNSILDSLSLPAPGEIEAAVRGQRELAAYLSTKMETQKISIQDADNNTHQIELPTSSLMLLMSILGELAVGNAVQVVPVHAELTTQEAANILNVSRPHMVKLLEDGKLPFHKTGRHRRVLFADLMSYKHQRNNESSRAMQELADHSQELELY is encoded by the coding sequence ATGACAAACTCAATTCTTGATAGCCTGAGCCTTCCGGCTCCAGGGGAGATTGAGGCAGCTGTACGTGGACAAAGGGAGCTTGCTGCCTATCTCTCCACTAAGATGGAAACACAAAAAATCTCGATTCAGGACGCAGATAACAACACTCACCAAATCGAATTGCCGACGTCTTCACTGATGCTGCTGATGTCGATTTTAGGCGAGTTGGCCGTGGGTAACGCAGTTCAGGTTGTTCCTGTGCATGCTGAATTAACAACGCAGGAAGCGGCCAACATTCTGAATGTTTCACGTCCTCATATGGTGAAACTCTTGGAAGATGGGAAGCTACCTTTTCATAAAACCGGTCGCCACCGCCGCGTGCTTTTCGCTGATCTGATGAGTTATAAACACCAACGGAATAATGAAAGCAGCAGAGCCATGCAGGAGTTGGCAGACCATAGTCAGGAGCTCGAACTTTACTAA
- the ppdD gene encoding prepilin peptidase-dependent pilin has protein sequence MRTQRGFTLIELMVVIAIIAILSAIGIPAYQRYIQKAAMTDMLQAMVPYKMAVEICSLEGGSPSGCNAGTHGIPAGETSRYVSSIQVTQGAISLTGAQSLQGLTVTLTPALSPAGSLRWTRQCRTENNNLLETCQEVFRFDDVAE, from the coding sequence ATGAGAACACAACGCGGTTTTACCCTGATCGAACTGATGGTAGTGATCGCCATTATCGCCATACTCAGCGCGATTGGCATCCCGGCTTACCAGCGCTACATCCAGAAAGCAGCCATGACCGATATGTTGCAGGCCATGGTGCCCTACAAAATGGCCGTCGAGATCTGTTCATTGGAGGGCGGTAGCCCTTCTGGATGCAACGCGGGGACTCACGGTATTCCCGCTGGGGAGACATCACGCTACGTCAGCAGCATTCAGGTCACACAGGGTGCAATCAGCCTGACCGGCGCACAAAGCCTGCAAGGTTTAACGGTCACACTGACCCCTGCTTTATCCCCGGCAGGTTCCCTGCGTTGGACGCGCCAATGCCGCACTGAAAACAATAATCTGCTGGAAACCTGCCAGGAGGTTTTCCGCTTTGATGATGTGGCGGAATAA
- the hofC gene encoding protein transport protein HofC, producing the protein MKTRRLFLWQAIDAHGTLRQGELIAEEKNQVYQQLLELGLQPYQVSSGKRIAASQWCGEPMIQFTRQLATLLQAGLPLVNSLRLLAKEHQSAAWRCLLVDISESVAMGQPFSEAIAEQPLVFPLIYRQLIAIGELTGNLDSCCLQLAQQQEAQQKLQKKVVKALRYPLFICLVALLVSILMLVMVLPEFAKVYQSFDAPLPWFTQGLLTLSEILIAVGPYLLILLAMLTWFYLRWLHPRPDWQQREQAILLRIPLISLLIKGNCLSQIFRILTMTQQAGLTLVEGLNAAMLSVSNLFYRQALETIEQQLTQGHPFHSALAQQHLFPSLCQQLVRVGEESGTLDILLGKLALWHEQQTHELADTLAQTLEPILMMVVGGIVGALVIAMYLPIFQLGNVLG; encoded by the coding sequence GTGAAAACGCGCCGCCTGTTTCTCTGGCAAGCCATCGACGCTCACGGAACCCTACGCCAAGGTGAGCTTATCGCCGAAGAGAAAAACCAGGTGTATCAGCAATTACTTGAGTTGGGTCTGCAACCTTATCAGGTGAGCAGCGGGAAGCGCATTGCCGCAAGCCAATGGTGTGGCGAACCGATGATCCAATTTACCCGGCAGTTGGCAACGTTATTACAGGCCGGATTACCCTTGGTCAATAGCCTGCGCCTGTTAGCCAAGGAACATCAATCGGCAGCCTGGCGTTGCCTGTTGGTAGACATCAGCGAGAGCGTGGCTATGGGGCAACCCTTCTCCGAAGCGATTGCCGAGCAGCCCCTGGTGTTCCCTTTGATCTATCGCCAATTGATCGCTATTGGCGAGTTGACCGGGAATCTGGATAGCTGCTGCCTGCAGTTGGCCCAACAGCAAGAAGCCCAGCAGAAGTTACAGAAAAAAGTGGTGAAAGCACTGCGCTACCCACTGTTTATCTGCCTGGTGGCGCTGCTGGTCAGCATCCTGATGCTGGTGATGGTGTTGCCTGAATTTGCCAAGGTATATCAATCCTTCGATGCCCCTTTACCCTGGTTTACGCAAGGGTTGCTGACCCTCTCGGAAATACTGATCGCAGTAGGGCCTTATCTGCTGATCTTGCTGGCAATGTTGACGTGGTTTTATCTTCGCTGGCTGCACCCTCGGCCCGATTGGCAACAGCGTGAACAGGCCATCTTGCTACGCATTCCGCTGATTTCATTATTGATAAAGGGCAATTGCCTGAGTCAGATCTTCCGCATTCTGACCATGACGCAACAGGCAGGGCTGACACTGGTGGAAGGGCTGAATGCCGCAATGCTGTCAGTGAGCAATCTGTTCTATCGCCAAGCGCTGGAAACCATTGAGCAACAACTGACACAAGGCCATCCGTTCCACAGTGCGCTGGCTCAGCAACACCTGTTTCCGTCGTTATGCCAGCAATTGGTTCGGGTGGGGGAAGAATCCGGCACGTTGGATATCCTGTTGGGCAAGCTGGCACTCTGGCATGAACAGCAGACCCATGAGCTCGCGGATACGCTGGCGCAAACGCTGGAGCCGATACTAATGATGGTGGTTGGTGGAATTGTAGGTGCGTTGGTGATCGCTATGTATCTACCGATATTTCAGTTGGGGAATGTACTGGGATAA
- a CDS encoding putative toxin-antitoxin system toxin component, PIN family gives MIHTPYPVVLDACVIYPSLLRDLLIRLGLKGLYQPKWTALIEDEWQRNLLANRPDLTQAKISRTSELMNEAVPDAMVTGFEPLIPSITLPDPDDRHVVAAAVRSNAEIIVTANLKDFPQGALDNFGIEALHPDDFITDLFDLNRALVLSAVSEQRRCMKKPPKSVDEYLDALLRQGLPHTVKELSKFHALI, from the coding sequence ATGATTCATACACCTTATCCCGTAGTGTTAGATGCTTGCGTAATCTATCCATCTCTCCTACGGGATCTCTTAATCCGTTTGGGACTAAAGGGGTTATATCAGCCTAAATGGACGGCCCTCATTGAGGATGAATGGCAGCGCAATCTACTGGCAAATAGGCCTGATCTAACCCAGGCAAAGATCTCGCGAACAAGCGAGCTAATGAACGAGGCGGTTCCTGATGCGATGGTTACAGGGTTTGAGCCGCTTATTCCAAGCATCACTCTCCCGGATCCTGATGATCGGCATGTGGTAGCTGCTGCCGTTCGCAGTAATGCCGAAATCATCGTTACAGCTAACCTGAAAGATTTTCCCCAGGGAGCGCTCGATAACTTCGGTATTGAAGCATTACACCCGGATGACTTCATTACAGACCTGTTCGATTTGAACCGGGCGCTTGTGTTATCTGCGGTAAGCGAGCAACGTCGCTGCATGAAAAAGCCGCCCAAATCAGTCGATGAGTACCTTGATGCACTACTCCGGCAGGGCTTACCACACACAGTAAAAGAATTAAGTAAGTTCCACGCTCTCATTTAG
- the erpA gene encoding iron-sulfur cluster insertion protein ErpA has product MSDETALPLQFTEAAANKVKVLIADEDNPDLKLRVYITGGGCSGFQYGFTFDDKINEGDMTIEKQGVALVVDPMSLQYLVGGSVDYTEGLEGSRFVVTNPNAKTTCGCGSSFSI; this is encoded by the coding sequence ATGAGTGATGAAACAGCACTGCCCCTGCAATTTACCGAGGCAGCGGCAAACAAGGTGAAAGTCCTGATTGCTGATGAAGACAATCCAGATCTGAAGCTGCGGGTTTATATTACCGGTGGTGGCTGCAGTGGATTCCAGTACGGCTTCACTTTTGACGACAAGATCAACGAAGGTGATATGACCATTGAGAAGCAAGGCGTAGCGCTGGTGGTTGATCCTATGAGCTTGCAGTATCTGGTGGGCGGTTCGGTAGATTATACCGAAGGCTTGGAAGGTTCGCGCTTTGTGGTGACAAACCCGAATGCCAAAACCACCTGCGGCTGTGGTTCCTCATTCAGTATCTGA
- the ampE gene encoding beta-lactamase regulator AmpE: MTLFTLLLVLAWERLFKLGEHWQLDHRLELVFRHLHRFSLMQTLVMALAWMGIVWGILWLSQGLFFGVIVLLLWIVIGLLCVGAGIKRKHYRAYLKAARQGDTHASDQMAEELALIHGLPVECSEEERLRELQNALLWTNYRYYLAPLFWFTVCGPYGPVALAGYAFLRAYQTWLARHHSPLERSQTGIDFLLNWLDWIPVRLAGVAYALLGHGERALPAWFASLGDRHSSQYQVLTRLAQFSLARDPHQDPVQTPRAAVLLARKVTLIIVVVVALLTIYGTLL; the protein is encoded by the coding sequence ATGACGCTGTTTACGTTACTACTGGTTTTGGCGTGGGAACGTCTGTTTAAACTGGGTGAACACTGGCAACTGGATCATCGCCTTGAACTGGTGTTCAGGCACCTGCATCGCTTTTCCCTGATGCAGACGTTGGTAATGGCCCTGGCCTGGATGGGTATCGTGTGGGGCATCCTGTGGTTGTCGCAAGGTCTGTTCTTTGGTGTCATTGTATTGCTGTTGTGGATTGTGATTGGCCTGCTGTGCGTGGGGGCCGGGATCAAACGCAAACATTATCGAGCCTATTTGAAGGCGGCGCGGCAGGGGGATACCCATGCCAGCGATCAGATGGCGGAAGAGCTGGCATTGATTCATGGCCTGCCGGTGGAGTGCAGTGAAGAAGAGCGTTTGCGTGAATTGCAAAACGCCTTGTTGTGGACTAACTACCGTTACTATCTGGCTCCGCTGTTCTGGTTTACGGTATGTGGACCATATGGGCCGGTAGCCTTGGCAGGTTATGCTTTTCTACGGGCTTACCAAACCTGGTTGGCGCGCCATCATTCGCCACTGGAACGTTCTCAGACGGGGATCGATTTCTTGCTGAACTGGCTTGACTGGATCCCGGTCCGCCTCGCTGGGGTGGCCTATGCGCTGCTCGGGCATGGTGAACGGGCATTACCCGCATGGTTTGCATCCTTGGGCGATCGCCATAGCTCGCAATATCAGGTGTTGACGCGTTTGGCACAGTTCTCTCTGGCTCGCGATCCGCATCAGGATCCGGTACAGACACCGCGCGCGGCGGTTTTGCTGGCGCGTAAGGTGACACTGATTATTGTGGTTGTGGTGGCGTTGCTGACCATCTACGGCACGTTACTGTGA
- the nadC gene encoding carboxylating nicotinate-nucleotide diphosphorylase, giving the protein MPTRRYSADSRRTALLERIENDVPATVAQALSEDLGGSVDAERDITAQLLPADKQAEATVITREPGIFCGRRWMDEVFIQLGGEVRITWLVEDGDKLVPNQPLCHLSGPARTLLTGERTALNFVQTLSGVATAVNHYVALLQGTQTRLLDTRKTLPGLRTALKYAVLCGGGSNHRLGLSDAFLIKENHIIASGSIKNAVEKAFWLHAEVPVEVEVESLDELQQALDAGADIVMLDNFSVEMMRDAVALAQGRAQLEVSGNVTDQTLREFAETGVDYISVGALTKHVTALDLSMRFK; this is encoded by the coding sequence ATGCCGACACGCCGCTACAGTGCCGACAGCCGCCGTACCGCACTTCTCGAACGTATTGAAAATGATGTTCCCGCCACCGTTGCCCAAGCGTTGAGCGAAGATCTGGGGGGAAGCGTGGATGCCGAGCGCGATATTACCGCACAACTGTTACCCGCAGATAAACAAGCCGAAGCCACCGTAATTACCCGTGAGCCGGGCATCTTTTGTGGCCGCCGCTGGATGGATGAGGTGTTTATCCAGTTGGGGGGAGAGGTCAGAATAACCTGGCTGGTGGAGGATGGCGACAAACTGGTCCCCAACCAACCCCTATGCCACCTGAGCGGCCCTGCACGAACACTGCTGACCGGTGAGCGCACCGCACTGAACTTTGTGCAAACCCTTTCCGGCGTCGCCACTGCTGTCAACCACTATGTCGCACTGCTGCAAGGTACCCAGACCCGCCTGCTGGATACCCGTAAAACGCTGCCTGGGCTACGCACCGCACTGAAGTATGCCGTACTGTGCGGCGGCGGAAGTAACCATCGTCTGGGCCTCTCAGACGCATTCCTGATCAAGGAAAATCACATCATCGCTTCCGGTTCGATTAAAAACGCGGTGGAGAAAGCCTTCTGGCTGCATGCCGAAGTTCCGGTAGAGGTAGAGGTGGAATCACTGGATGAGCTGCAACAGGCGCTGGATGCGGGGGCCGATATCGTCATGCTGGACAACTTCAGCGTAGAGATGATGCGTGATGCCGTTGCTTTGGCCCAGGGGCGTGCACAACTGGAGGTTTCCGGTAACGTCACCGATCAAACCCTGCGGGAATTCGCCGAAACCGGCGTGGACTATATCTCGGTGGGGGCGTTGACCAAACACGTTACCGCGCTTGATCTCTCAATGCGTTTTAAATAA
- the gspE gene encoding type II secretion system protein GspE gives MEISHEIHTLCQRYQALALSEDSQRLTIALHGEIPTALVKALRFATGKNIGVEQWPLARLEQAQNQWQPLPLMTTTPAESSEGQLPSLNDDSDTPAVQFINQTLRSAIQRRASDVHFEPYQQTFRVRLRIDGVLQAITSPPSALAARIIARLKIMGQLDIAERRLPQDGQLSVQLDNASFSMRISTLPTLHGEKVVLRILQTDRQELPLDQLGMSQQALGSYANALANPQGMILVTGPTGSGKTVTLYSGLKQLNDAQRNLCSVEDPIEIPVFGINQTQINSKTDLDFSRVLRALLRQDPDVIMIGEIRDRETAEIAVKAAQTGHLVLSTLHTNATCETLTRLTQMGIPGYLLAACLKLVIAQRLVRRLCPHCRHPQVESLHFPAAIWPEPLLPWRAVGCDQCFGGYYGRIGIYELLNITPEVQNALMQNASVMQLADIAQQQGQVTLLQAGLTLVAQGITSLEEIYRVVGGVHYDENTP, from the coding sequence ATGGAAATCAGTCATGAAATCCATACATTGTGCCAGCGCTACCAGGCACTGGCGCTCAGCGAAGACTCGCAGCGGCTGACGATCGCTTTGCACGGCGAGATCCCGACGGCGCTGGTTAAAGCCCTGCGTTTCGCTACCGGAAAGAATATAGGGGTTGAGCAATGGCCCCTTGCCCGGCTGGAGCAGGCACAGAACCAATGGCAGCCCCTTCCCCTTATGACGACAACACCAGCGGAGAGTAGCGAGGGGCAGCTTCCTTCACTTAACGACGATAGCGATACACCCGCGGTACAGTTTATCAATCAGACGTTGCGCAGCGCCATCCAACGGCGCGCCTCCGACGTGCATTTCGAACCTTATCAGCAAACGTTCCGCGTCAGATTGAGGATCGATGGTGTGTTACAAGCCATCACTTCGCCCCCCAGTGCACTGGCAGCGCGAATTATCGCCCGGTTAAAAATCATGGGGCAACTGGATATCGCCGAACGCCGTCTCCCTCAGGATGGCCAGCTTAGCGTGCAACTGGATAATGCCAGCTTCTCAATGCGTATTTCGACCCTGCCGACACTGCATGGCGAAAAAGTGGTACTGAGGATCCTGCAGACAGACCGCCAGGAGTTGCCGCTCGATCAACTCGGCATGAGCCAGCAAGCACTGGGTTCATATGCCAATGCCCTGGCCAACCCTCAGGGGATGATCCTGGTGACCGGACCAACCGGCAGTGGCAAAACCGTCACGCTGTATAGCGGATTGAAGCAATTGAATGACGCACAGCGTAACCTGTGCAGCGTTGAGGATCCGATCGAAATCCCGGTGTTTGGCATTAATCAGACACAGATCAACAGCAAGACCGATCTGGATTTCTCCCGCGTATTGCGGGCGCTGCTACGCCAGGATCCTGATGTCATCATGATCGGCGAGATCCGTGACCGTGAAACGGCAGAGATCGCAGTAAAAGCGGCACAGACCGGGCACCTGGTGCTCTCTACTCTCCATACCAACGCAACCTGCGAAACGCTGACGCGTCTGACCCAAATGGGGATCCCCGGCTACCTGCTGGCAGCCTGTCTTAAACTGGTGATCGCCCAGCGCCTGGTTCGGCGTTTATGCCCACATTGCCGCCATCCGCAAGTGGAGAGCTTGCACTTCCCGGCGGCGATCTGGCCGGAGCCACTGCTCCCCTGGCGAGCAGTTGGCTGTGACCAATGCTTTGGCGGGTATTATGGCCGCATAGGTATCTACGAATTGCTGAATATCACTCCCGAAGTGCAAAACGCACTGATGCAAAATGCCTCAGTGATGCAATTGGCTGATATCGCTCAACAACAGGGGCAAGTTACCTTGCTGCAAGCGGGTCTGACACTAGTCGCGCAAGGGATCACCTCGCTGGAAGAAATTTATCGCGTTGTCGGGGGAGTTCACTACGATGAGAACACACCGTGA
- a CDS encoding GMP reductase, with protein sequence MRIEEDLKLGFKDVLIRPKRSTLKSRSEVELARQFTFKHSGWNWSGVPVIAANMDTVGTFRMAEALASFDVLTAVHKHYTVEQWAEFVQRVPESTLRHVMVSTGTSEADFLKMKQILALSSSLKFICIDVANGYSEHFVDFLQKAREACPNHVICAGNVVTGEMVEELVLSGADIVKVGIGPGSVCTTRVKTGVGYPQLSAVIECADAAHGLGGQIVSDGGCSVPGDVAKAFGGGADFVMLGGMLAGHDECEGTVVEENGEKFMLFYGMSSESAMKRHVGGVADYRAAEGKTVKLPLRGEVEFTVRDILGGLRSACTYVGAERLKELTKRTTFIRVAEQENRVFGSK encoded by the coding sequence ATGCGTATTGAAGAAGATTTGAAGTTGGGCTTTAAAGATGTGCTGATTCGCCCAAAGCGCTCCACGTTGAAAAGCCGCTCTGAAGTTGAACTGGCACGCCAGTTTACTTTCAAACACTCGGGTTGGAACTGGTCCGGTGTGCCGGTTATCGCCGCCAATATGGACACGGTTGGCACCTTCCGCATGGCAGAGGCACTGGCGTCCTTCGATGTTCTTACCGCCGTTCATAAACATTACACCGTTGAACAATGGGCTGAGTTTGTTCAGCGTGTCCCTGAATCCACCTTACGCCATGTGATGGTTTCTACCGGAACTTCTGAAGCTGATTTCCTCAAGATGAAGCAGATCCTGGCGCTATCCTCGTCACTGAAATTTATCTGTATCGACGTAGCAAACGGTTACTCGGAGCACTTTGTGGACTTCCTGCAGAAAGCCCGTGAAGCCTGTCCTAATCATGTGATCTGTGCGGGCAACGTGGTGACCGGCGAAATGGTGGAAGAGCTGGTTCTATCTGGTGCCGATATCGTCAAAGTGGGTATTGGCCCGGGGTCAGTCTGTACCACCCGGGTGAAAACCGGTGTGGGTTACCCGCAGCTTTCTGCGGTAATCGAATGTGCTGATGCGGCACACGGCTTGGGCGGGCAGATTGTCAGTGATGGCGGCTGCTCAGTACCGGGTGATGTGGCTAAAGCGTTCGGCGGCGGCGCAGATTTTGTGATGCTGGGCGGCATGCTGGCCGGGCACGATGAATGTGAAGGCACCGTGGTTGAAGAGAATGGCGAAAAATTCATGCTGTTCTATGGTATGAGCTCAGAATCTGCCATGAAACGCCATGTGGGTGGCGTGGCTGACTACCGTGCTGCAGAAGGTAAAACCGTCAAGCTGCCACTGCGTGGTGAAGTCGAGTTTACCGTGCGTGATATTCTTGGCGGCCTGCGTTCTGCCTGTACCTATGTGGGTGCAGAGCGTTTGAAAGAGTTGACCAAACGCACCACCTTCATCCGCGTGGCGGAGCAGGAAAACCGCGTTTTCGGCAGTAAATAA
- the hemL gene encoding glutamate-1-semialdehyde 2,1-aminomutase yields MSLHSKSESLYAQAQQLIPGGVNSPVRAFTGVGGTPLFIERADGAYLFDADGKAYIDYVGSWGPMVLGHNHPAIRNAVIEAAQRGLSFGAPTEMEVKMAQLVTDLVPTMDMVRMVNSGTEATMSAIRLARGYTNRDKIIKFEGCYHGHADCLLVKAGSGALTLGQPNSPGVPADFAKHTLTCTYNDLDSVRNAFEQYPSEIACIIVEPVAGNMNCIPPLPEFLPGLRALCDKYGALLIIDEVMTGFRVALAGAQSYYDVVPDLTCLGKIIGGGMPVGAFGGRREVMAALAPTGPVYQAGTLSGNPIAMAAGYACLTEVSQVGIHQTLTDLTDKLAAGLLAAAKEEDIPFVVNHVGGMFGLFFTDATSVTCYQDVMKCDVERFKRFFHLMLDEGVYLAPSAFEAGFMSVAHSDEDIQRTVDAARRCFAKL; encoded by the coding sequence ATGAGCTTACACAGTAAGTCCGAAAGTCTGTACGCCCAGGCGCAACAGTTGATCCCAGGCGGAGTTAACTCCCCAGTGCGTGCATTCACCGGTGTAGGCGGCACACCACTGTTTATCGAACGTGCCGATGGCGCCTATCTGTTTGATGCCGATGGTAAAGCCTATATTGATTATGTGGGCTCCTGGGGCCCAATGGTGCTTGGCCATAACCACCCGGCGATCCGCAACGCGGTGATCGAAGCGGCACAGCGTGGTCTGAGCTTCGGCGCGCCAACCGAGATGGAAGTCAAAATGGCGCAGTTGGTCACAGACCTGGTGCCGACCATGGATATGGTGCGCATGGTAAACTCAGGCACCGAAGCCACCATGAGTGCGATTCGTCTGGCGCGTGGTTACACCAACCGTGACAAAATCATCAAGTTTGAAGGGTGTTACCACGGCCACGCCGACTGCTTACTGGTTAAAGCCGGTTCTGGTGCGCTGACGCTGGGCCAGCCAAACTCACCAGGCGTGCCCGCAGACTTTGCCAAACATACGCTGACCTGTACTTATAACGATCTCGATTCGGTACGCAACGCGTTCGAACAATACCCTTCCGAGATCGCTTGTATCATCGTTGAGCCAGTGGCTGGCAACATGAACTGTATTCCGCCACTGCCAGAGTTTCTACCTGGCCTGCGTGCCCTGTGCGACAAGTACGGCGCATTGCTGATCATTGATGAGGTCATGACCGGTTTCCGCGTCGCTCTGGCTGGAGCGCAATCCTATTACGATGTGGTGCCAGACCTGACCTGCCTGGGTAAAATCATCGGTGGTGGTATGCCAGTAGGCGCCTTTGGTGGGCGTCGTGAGGTGATGGCTGCGCTGGCCCCTACCGGTCCTGTCTATCAGGCGGGAACCCTGTCCGGTAACCCGATTGCCATGGCGGCAGGTTACGCCTGTCTGACAGAAGTGTCACAAGTGGGCATTCATCAGACGCTGACCGACCTGACCGACAAGCTGGCAGCAGGGCTGCTGGCCGCGGCAAAAGAGGAGGATATTCCGTTTGTTGTCAACCATGTCGGCGGCATGTTCGGTCTGTTCTTTACCGATGCCACCAGCGTCACCTGCTATCAGGACGTGATGAAATGCGATGTCGAACGCTTTAAGCGTTTCTTCCATCTGATGCTGGATGAGGGCGTTTATCTGGCCCCTTCTGCATTCGAAGCCGGGTTCATGTCGGTTGCACACAGTGACGAAGACATCCAGCGTACCGTAGACGCTGCGCGCCGCTGCTTCGCAAAACTGTAA